The region agaaaaacggaaataagGTCAGCGTCTGCTGCACATCAGAAACAACTGTCTGGAGCCGTTGCGTTGCCGCTTCCACCGGCGTGAACCCAAATTTGCTTGGAAGCAAGAGGGACGCAAAgttcgttttcgttgctcttcgttccagttccagccgGAGTGGCTTAAGGTAAAGTATTTCATCTCGCGTATAATATGTTGAATAATACGCCCGCTCGGTGTTGCCAGCCGGTGGCGAGGCAACAGGTGAACCATAAACCGAGCCATATTTTCCTATCGTTGATCACACCATTCTTTGCAGGTGTGATGTGGAAAGTGTGTCTTCTCTCACCCGCCGAAAAAAACCCGGTCACATTTTGTTTGCAGTTCTACCCTTTGTTTGAGTTACAAAATCGTCCCGCTGACCCATGCTTTAATCAGGAAGCCAGCCAGTTCATGCGGAATGGATGggaaaattcacaaaaaaaaaaacggcccaTCAAACGGTCAACGACGAGCTCAATCCGCATTTTATCCAAAGAAATATCACTATTTGATactgaaagcaaaaacaagtGCATTGTTAGAGGcacatttttctatttcataGAGTCAAATCGAAAATTAAGTATTCACAATCAAGAATACAAATAATAAGAAATACCCGAGATTGGAACACTTGTTTGTTGAAACCTTCACATAATATCTGTCTTATAATCACATCATAATTATTAAACCATCATTCGAGCGATGAAATGAAACCACGCAAGAACAGCGTAGCTTCGTATTATTCTATTTCGGACACGTTCAGCAGCTTAACCCAACCAACGACGCATTTAAGAACTTACCCACTAAGGATTTagccttttcttttattatatATCACCTCATATTTCCACGCTTTTGTGGCTTACCAGTTAGCCGGCTGTTTGCGTATCACCAGTATGTACACAGTCCCTAGGTTGGATTTTTGCTACAAGGAATAAAATACCAGGGGAAAACGGAAAGGTTGGAGACTGGCAGGGTAAATAAAACGGTAATTTAAATTATACATCCAACTCAAGAAAACTTCGAGAATTATTGCTTAATGGCATTAGCAGCCTGGTGTGACAATTGTGCTTATAGATCTTTCTCTACTCTCATGCCAACTAATCATTTTCACGGCTTCGAGTCATTCAGGGTTCTTAACACTTGACCTATTGTTTGTTATTCATTTTGTACAGTAAGTGAAAAAGGAACAATTACGTACGGAGCGTGAAGGAACGGGACAAGAGAAGAGGGTCACAGAGTCACCTATTGGACACGTTAAATacaccttccttttttttctttgctctggTTTCCTTACGCGGTAATTATGCTCTTTGTGTAGTAAGACATTAATTTGTGGCGCATATTGAACATTGATGGAACAGGCGATTGCTGAATAGGCTTTCGTGCTGCTATTCGGGGATTTCTCTACTCTCGCTGTCCAGCTCTATCCGGCCAGGGTATGCGTTACACAACACTTGGGTCGCCTTGTATCCACCGGCAATTATGTGATAGCCCCCCCAGTAATTATCGCATAGCCACGCAAACGTAACCATGCCGATGCAAACGATCGTTTTGCATAAAGACTGCCCATCTCTGTGGTTAATTAGCCCGTCCAGATTATCCTTCACCCAGCGATGACTCATATTCTTCCGATTCACGTACAGCGGCGAGCGTTTGGGCATTCTCGATAAGACTTTTTTAACTTTGAATATAGAAACATTGCACTGACAAGCCTGTAAGCCATACTTTCCATACTCTTAACTGCCCCCGGAGGATCACTTTCCCATACAAAGATTCGCCCAATATCTACACAATGGCTCCTCTCTCCACAGGCCCATTAGTTCCTATACATTAGATCACCCTGACATACTCCGTGTCATCACACTCACTAGAGTATATGCCTCTTGGATAGCATGTTGTTATCTTGCGTTCAGTTCTGGGTATCTAGTATGATCAATTACCGTCTACTGTACATCGTCGAGATAATCGTCACTCTTCATCGAAGGCGATGATCGGTGATCAGAAGCTGACCGCTGCCCGGAAGCGCCGGATGCCGACGATGCCGCTGTTGGTTCTGACGCTATCCGCCCTGAAAGATACTCCATTTGCGCTCTATCACTGATAGGAGTTGACTGACTAAGGTTGCCGATTGATTGCATCTGTTgaggctgttgttgcagcagaACATGGTGGTGCCGAAACGAGAATGAAAGTGTAGAAGCCGTGCCTAGCGGTCGATAAGATAGGGATCCACCTCCACTACCTAAGCTTCCACTATTTCCAACCTCTCCAGCTGCACTActggtgccactgctgctgctgctgctgctactctcggCACTGGAGGAATAGCTATGCGAGATGTTATCGGGCTTAGGAGCTACCACAGGAGCGGCGCTGTTTGGACTATCTCTCGCTGCAGGCAAATGGCTTGCCACCGATTGTCTTCCCGCAGCGTTAGTCGTGCTAGATGCGCTATTAGGACCTTGAAGACTATTTTGATGCGACGACTGCGAGGCTGCATCTGGGGCCTAGTAGTGAGTGCAACAATGCCAAAATTTTAAATTCAGCTTAGACTCTTTCAGATCGCTACTTACATGTTCATTGTCGTTCACATGCTCATCGGGGACGGTCTCTTCGCCCGGGGTTCCATCTTGATTCATAATGATCTCATGACACAACGGACATCGATCTTGCACGTATAGCCACTTTCGCAGACAAACACTGTGGAAGTAGTGATTGCAACGTGTGATCTTGGCAGACGTCATTTCCTGCAAGTGAGTAGATGATAATAGTTTTACTATGTCGCAGGGAGTAAAGAGGACAGTAAAGTAGTATCTCACCTGGTAGCAAATAGCACACACGTCATCAAAATGTCTCAATTGGGCGACAGACGCTTCGGGAAGGGATGATATCTTGTGCACTGCTGTCCGCCGCTTCATAAACACACCCCAGCCGGCTCGGGCCTCGCACCAGATGTTGAAGTACGCGTGGATGCCCATCATCAGTGCGCGTATGGCACCGCCTATGGGAATCGTTTCTAAGTGTAAGCGATACATCGAAGTGCAATCATATCCGAACGCGGAAGGGTAGAGAGGGAATGTTCGATAGCCGGGGCAGcatgttgtttggttttggataTTATAGCAAtatgatcggatcggaggcaaatgggaggaaggggaggaaagggataaaaaataaaagaggTAATAGtgataaaattaaaaagaaatagaatCAAATACACAATGCGCTTTACGAGTggcggaaaatgatgaaaacgaCGGGTATTCAAAATGGAAGGAATATTCGTAGGACATTGACCAAACAACAGGGCGGATCAGCAACATGCAAGGAGTTGGTTAAAGCTAAGGTTAATGCGTTGTTCGAGGATCGAGATCCTGGATGATGATCATGCATggacacacggcacacgcaCGTACATAAAACAGTGTTCACATTTATAAGGTTGTGGGGCGTGCAATGCTTACCGGATTCGAATATCAATATCCAGGCTCCGttgaaaaacaggaaaatacCAAAGCAAAACTCCACCGAATTACCGAATGCACGGATATAGTACACATAGTCGTCCAGCTTCTCCCAGAACGTTTGACGCCGGGCATCGAGCAGGAAGAGGGTATAGGTTGCTAAACTAACCAAGACCTGAAGCAAGGGAAAGTAGAAAGTTTAGTAGCTCCCGAATAGTATTAAATGCAGCATATGCCCGACGTAAGATCGAATAATATCGCGGGATCCTTGGTGGGCTTACCTTTACGATCACTTCCACCGAGAAAGCCGTGACGGCCAGTAACCACGTGGAAAGGGTGTGACGTGACCATAGTACGGCGAGCAGTGAGCTCGGCGCGATTAGAAGAAAAGCACAAACCATTAACGCACGTGCGTGTCGctttctgtaaaaaaaaaatcgtgtaCATGGCCCGGACCAGATACAACGCACCAGAGCCGATGCAGTCGAAAACAAGATGAGATGCACGAAACAAACGGTTATCCAAAGGTGCAAATCGCAAAACCGGGAAAACTACTTACCGCGAAGGGTTGCGGGCGGCACTTAGTGACATTAGTATGGGTGCAACTATGTTGTGCAGAAAGTGCAACAAAGCCGTCACCAGCAAACACATATTGCGACACAATCTAATGAAGCGCTTGTCTGGCGACAGCGAGGTCAGACCTGTTTGGAGCGCCAGTATGTAGAACAGTATTGCCGAGACCGTACCAATCGATTTGTCCTCATCGTAGTCCTCGGACAGCAGGAACAGCTGCACCATCTTGCCAATGTAGTGGCAGATGAGCGAGATAATGCTGGTCATGCCAAGCACGGCGGTCAGCGTTTCACAGCCGCTCACCAGCAACGTCTTCATCGTGGCCGCAAAGTACAGCGGAGCGTCCGAGGACATCAGCAGACTGATCAAATGTTCCGCTATGCGGATACTCCAGAAAACGCGTAAGACAGACGGCACATTGAGCCGCTGCCACTCGTTCTCGATGAGCGTTGCGATGCCAAAGTTCCCTGCGTACGCCCGCGCGTGCTGGTATCCGCTAAGGATAGTTTTAACAACATCGAACGATGAACTCCAGAGCGCAATTTTCGACAGTATCAGTGGCAACACTGCGGCAAACGCTGGAGAATGTTTGAGAACCACCGCGGGAAGTGGAAGCATGGCAAGGAGCAGTGGCATCAGGAAACTAAACGGTAAGGCTTTTTGCGTAATTTTATACCTACAAAATGGACAAAGGAAAAAGGTAAGTGCGAATCTTGAACAGTGTGACTATTGATGAGTAGTTGCTTACCTAGGTCCCAAATGAATATAGGCGAAGATGACTCCCATGAGCCATTGGGCGAGCAGATGTGGTACTATCGATATGAGCACGCCGCCGGGATCGAGCAACCTTTCCATGTTTAGTGATAGTATGTCCTCGAGCAGGCTGGGACTGTCCGATATTAGCGTCAAGGCTGAGACATTGCTCCAGTACGACAGGAATATCAATCCGACGGATATCACGTACATATATACTATCACTAAATGTCTTGTCCACAGCATAAACACGCATGTTGCACTGATAGCACCTGTTGGAGTGGGAAGATAGAATGCATTACGATCGGTTAAAGATTATTGCAGTTTTGCGTCAATTGTTGTTGGAAAGGTTTGTTTCACATTCATTGATACCGCTTCCGGCAAACAAACGGATGAGTGTTCCGGCTACCTGCGCTATATGTGCATGCTAGCCCCTTGCGCTCCGTTGGTAAATACCATAATCCACCGTCATATCGCCTTTCCCTATATGGGTGAACGCACGAACATGCATTGACGTTATCAGGAAAACCGCAAACTCATTCACAATGAACGGCCTTTGT is a window of Anopheles aquasalis chromosome 2, idAnoAquaMG_Q_19, whole genome shotgun sequence DNA encoding:
- the LOC126569711 gene encoding protein TRC8 homolog isoform X2, encoding MSVVRTKVLGLVDVIMRVPSLFIIDEILKMGMGVPLAKAPVQSANLTTSQLQPSMLLMPSAEDDRGVGVEDNIELYKFISMSVLRFLLCSFGAISATCVFMLWTRHLVIVYMYVISVGLIFLSYWSNVSALTLISDSPSLLEDILSLNMERLLDPGGVLISIVPHLLAQWLMGVIFAYIHLGPRYKITQKALPFSFLMPLLLAMLPLPAVVLKHSPAFAAVLPLILSKIALWSSSFDVVKTILSGYQHARAYAGNFGIATLIENEWQRLNVPSVLRVFWSIRIAEHLISLLMSSDAPLYFAATMKTLLVSGCETLTAVLGMTSIISLICHYIGKMVQLFLLSEDYDEDKSIGTVSAILFYILALQTGLTSLSPDKRFIRLCRNMCLLVTALLHFLHNIVAPILMSLSAARNPSRKRHARALMVCAFLLIAPSSLLAVLWSRHTLSTWLLAVTAFSVEVIVKVLVSLATYTLFLLDARRQTFWEKLDDYVYYIRAFGNSVEFCFGIFLFFNGAWILIFESGGAIRALMMGIHAYFNIWCEARAGWGVFMKRRTAVHKISSLPEASVAQLRHFDDVCAICYQEMTSAKITRCNHYFHSVCLRKWLYVQDRCPLCHEIIMNQDGTPGEETVPDEHVNDNEHAPDAASQSSHQNSLQGPNSASSTTNAAGRQSVASHLPAARDSPNSAAPVVAPKPDNISHSYSSSAESSSSSSSSGTSSAAGEVGNSGSLGSGGGSLSYRPLGTASTLSFSFRHHHVLLQQQPQQMQSIGNLSQSTPISDRAQMEYLSGRIASEPTAASSASGASGQRSASDHRSSPSMKSDDYLDDVQ
- the LOC126569711 gene encoding protein TRC8 homolog isoform X1, with translation MSVVRTKVLGLVDVIMRVPSLFIIDEILKMGMGVPLAKAPVQSANLTTSQLQPSMLLMPSAEDDRGVGVEDNIELYKFISMSVLRFLLCSFGAISATCVFMLWTRHLVIVYMYVISVGLIFLSYWSNVSALTLISDSPSLLEDILSLNMERLLDPGGVLISIVPHLLAQWLMGVIFAYIHLGPRYKITQKALPFSFLMPLLLAMLPLPAVVLKHSPAFAAVLPLILSKIALWSSSFDVVKTILSGYQHARAYAGNFGIATLIENEWQRLNVPSVLRVFWSIRIAEHLISLLMSSDAPLYFAATMKTLLVSGCETLTAVLGMTSIISLICHYIGKMVQLFLLSEDYDEDKSIGTVSAILFYILALQTGLTSLSPDKRFIRLCRNMCLLVTALLHFLHNIVAPILMSLSAARNPSRKRHARALMVCAFLLIAPSSLLAVLWSRHTLSTWLLAVTAFSVEVIVKVLVSLATYTLFLLDARRQTFWEKLDDYVYYIRAFGNSVEFCFGIFLFFNGAWILIFESETIPIGGAIRALMMGIHAYFNIWCEARAGWGVFMKRRTAVHKISSLPEASVAQLRHFDDVCAICYQEMTSAKITRCNHYFHSVCLRKWLYVQDRCPLCHEIIMNQDGTPGEETVPDEHVNDNEHAPDAASQSSHQNSLQGPNSASSTTNAAGRQSVASHLPAARDSPNSAAPVVAPKPDNISHSYSSSAESSSSSSSSGTSSAAGEVGNSGSLGSGGGSLSYRPLGTASTLSFSFRHHHVLLQQQPQQMQSIGNLSQSTPISDRAQMEYLSGRIASEPTAASSASGASGQRSASDHRSSPSMKSDDYLDDVQ